The Benincasa hispida cultivar B227 chromosome 9, ASM972705v1, whole genome shotgun sequence genome has a segment encoding these proteins:
- the LOC120085496 gene encoding tRNA pseudouridine synthase Pus10, translating into MANEQDVVQADPEATPLTSATQEAISPNDEPQLLNHALPQMPSHATIDLLSIGVCIPCIIRLSGIERHNYSFSLSVPILGSDKEAIDADNDRSTCSLCLGVLQFSYIDDKGNYIKFKGADDLAVSISEMVKKEGHQIDSFSLEVSVPSIILENEKRVWLYLKRKYGSEQWFQGKPPPICLSAKDALKICITKPLETLLDCKSSSSGLRIRLTYSHPKASKSNGNSIKRNQNGCKMRKITGNDEPSDISNCDANSVADDCFNPSQEVEFPQETIKEPCHLALICYRTSIYLVGRYIKYSRNVSQTRWVIGEERMGEASVEEIIGNNILPLCRGDNYKFHAAGREDLDVRMLGSGRPFLVEIQNARLLPSEMIINEIQSKINSSENKLVGVRNLKVVGSEGWALVQEGEAEKQKQYAALVWTSRPLEDDDLLSISSLKDLKILQRTPIRVLHRRSPLEREKIIHWMKIEKVAESSQYYLLHLCTQAGTYIKEFVHGDLGRTHPSIGSILSCRAEILQLDVTDIKMDYHFAE; encoded by the exons ATGGCCAACGAACAGGACGTAGTTCAAGCTGATCCTGAGGCCACACCACTTACTTCCGCCACTCAAGAAGCCATTTCTCCCAATGATGAACCGCAACTGCTTAACCATGCCCTCCCGCAGATGCCTTCTCACGCCACGATAGACCTGTTGTCGATTGGT GTATGCATCCCCTGCATCATTCGTCTATCTGGCATTGAAAGGCACAATTATTCCTTTTCACTGTCAGTACCAATCTTAGGTTCTGATAAGGAGGCAATTGACGCTGACAATGATAGAAGCACTTGCTCACTATGTTTAGGTGTTTTACAGTTCAGTTACATTGATGACAAAGGCAACTACATAAAATTTAAAGGAGCTGATGATTTAGCTGTCTCGATTTCCGAGATGGTAAAGAAAGAGGGCCATCAGATTGATAGCTTTTCTCTTGAGGTGTCAGTTCCTTCGATCATTCTGGAGAATGAGAAGCGTGTATG GCtgtatttgaaaagaaaatatgggTCTGAACAATGGTTTCAGGGCAAGCCTCCTCCTATATGTCTTTCAGCGAAGGATGCCTTAAAAATCTGTATAACAAAGCCTCTTGAAACTTTACTG GATTGCAAATCTAGTTCAAGTGGCTTGCGCATCCGCTTAACTTATAGTCATCCTAAAGCTTCAAAAAGCAATGGTAATTCCATCAAAAGAAACCAGAATGGCTGCAAGATGAGAAAAATCA CTGGCAACGATGAACCCTCAGATATTTCAAACTGTGATGCCAATTCTGTCGCTGATGACTGTTTCAATCCTTCACAAGAAGTTGAATTTCCTCAAGAAACG ATCAAAGAACCATGCCATTTGGCTCTAATTTGTTATAGAACTTCAATATACTTGGTTGGCAGATACATCAAG TATTCAAGAAATGTGAGTCAAACACGGTGGGTAATTGGTGAAGAGAGAATGGGAGAAGCATCTGTCGAG GAAATTATTGGCAACAATATTCTTCCCCTCTGTCGAGGTGATAATTACAAGTTCCATGCTGCTGGTAGAGAGGATCTCGAT GTTCGAATGTTGGGTTCAGGTAGACCATTCTTGGTTGAGATACAGAATGCACGTCTTCTCCCATCTGAGATGATTATAAATGAAATACAGTCGAAGATAAATAGCTCAGAAAATAAATTG GTTGGTGTAAGAAATCTGAAAGTTGTAGGCAGCGAGGGttgggcccttgttcaagaagGAGAAGCAGAGAAGCAG AAGCAATATGCTGCACTTGTGTGGACCTCTCGCCCACTTGAGGATGACGATTTATTATCAATATCATCACTCAAAGATTTG AAAATTTTGCAGAGAACTCCAATAAGAGTGCTTCATCGCCGTAGTCCATTAGAACGTGAAAAGATCATCCACTG GATGAAGATTGAGAAGGTTGCCGAAAGTTCTCAGTATTATCTCCTTCATTTGTGTACTCAG GCTGGAACATACATTAAAGAATTTGTCCATGGGGATCTTGGTCGCACACATCCCAG TATAGGATCCATTCTTAGTTGCAGAGCAGAGATTCTGCAACTTGACGTTACGGATATAAAGATGGACTACCATTTTGCTGAATAA
- the LOC120085495 gene encoding prolyl endopeptidase, translated as MGSFRCALRYIPLSLSPFFAPRLQPLPLRLRLLQVLSLSAFPSLHHSSSFFNLSLRRMGSLSAMLDPLLYPTARRDDSVVEDYHGVQIADPYRWLEDPDADEVKEFVQKQVKLTESVLQKCDTREKLRAKITELFDHPRYEPPFKRGNKYFYFHNTGLQAQSVLYVQDSLDGEPEVLLDPNALSEDGTVSLSNLSVSKDAKCLAYGLSSSGSDWVTIKVMRIDDKKTEPDTLSWVKFSSISWTVDGKGFFYSRYPAPKEVGTLDAGTETNANLYHELYYHFLGSDQSDDVLCWRDQDHPKYLFSASVTDDGKYVLMEIEEGCDPVNKFYYCNISALPNGLEGFKGKNDLLPFTKLIDNFDAQYHAIANDDTLFTFITNKNAPKYKLVRVDLNDPTVWTELLPESEKDVLESACAVNGDQMIVSYLSDVKYVLQIRDLKSGSLLHQLPIDIGSVYGISARREDSLIFIGFTSFLTPGIIYQCNLETGTPDMKIFREIVVPGFERSEFNVDQVFVRSKDGTNIPMFIVARKNIVLDGSHPCLLYGYGGFNINLTPYFSVSRTVLARHLGAVFCIANIRGGGEYGEEWHKAGSLAKKQNCFDDFISSAEYLISAGYTQPSKLCIEGGSNGGLLVGACINQRPDLFGCALAHVGVMDMLRFHKFTIGHAWTSDYGCSDNEEEFKWLIKYSPLHNVKRPWEQHPDRLLQYPSTMLLTADHDDRVVPLHSLKLLATMQYILCTSLEKSPQTNPIIGRIECKAGHGAGRPTQKMIDEASDRYAFMAKMLAAAWID; from the exons ATGGGCTCATTCCGCTGCGCCCTTCGTTATATCCCGTTATCTCTCTCACCCTTCTTCGCGCCTCGCCTCCAACCTCTTCCTCTTCGTCTTCGTCTTCTCCAAGTTTTATCTCTCTCTGCATTTCCCTCTCTTCACCATTCTTCATCCTTCTTCAACCTCTCTCTCCGCAGGATGGGATCTCTCTCTGCCATGTTAGATCCCTTGCTCTACCCTACTGCTCGCAGGGACGACTCTGTTGTCGAGGATTATCATGGTGTTCAGATCGCCGACCCTTACCGATG GCTCGAAGATCCTGACGCTGACGAAGTGAAGGAGTTCGTGCAGAAGCAGGTGAAATTGACGGAATCGGTGCTTCAGAAGTGTGATACTAGAGAAAAGCTTCGCGCGAAGATCACTGAACTCTTTGATCATCCGCGATATGAACCACCGTTTAAGCGAGGGAATAAGTACTTCTACTTTCACAATACCGGCCTTCAAGCGCAGAGCGTTCTTTATGTTCAG GATAGTTTGGATGGAGAGCCTGAGGTTTTGCTGGATCCTAATGCGCTAAGCGAAGACGGAACAGTCTCGTTGAGTAATCTTTCCGTCAGCAAGGATGCAAAATGCTTGGCTTATGGCCTTAGTTCAAGCGGTAGTGATTGGGTGACAATTAAGGTCATGCGAATCGATGATAAGAAAACTGAACCGGATACATTATCGTGG GTAAAGTTTTCAAGTATTAGTTGGACAGTTGACGGCAAAGGTTTTTTCTACAGCCGCTATCCTGCTCCCAA AGAAGTAGGAACTTTAGATGCTGGTACTGAGACGAATGCAAATCTTTATCACGAATTATACTACCATTTCTTGGGAAGTGATCAATCTGATGATGTATTATGTTGGAGAGATCAAGACCATCCCAAATACCTCTTTTCGGCCTCTGTTACTGATGATGGGAAG TATGTCCTTATGGAAATTGAGGAGGGTTGTGATCCAGTCAACAAATTTTACTATTGTAACATATCAGCACTTCCTAATGGACTTGAAGGCTTCAAGGGGAAAAATGACCTGCTTCCTTTTACAAAACTTATTGACAACTTTGATGCTCAGTATCATGCCATTGCAAACGATGATACATTGTTTACCTTTATAACGAATAAAAATGCTCCAAAATATAAGCTTGTAAGGGTTGATCTGAATGATCCTACAGTATGGACAGAATTACTTCCAGAATCTGAAAAGGATGTGCTAGAATCTGCATGTGCTGTTAATGGCGACCAAATGATAGTGAGCTACTTGAGTGATGTTAAATATGTTCTGCAGATAAGGGACTTGAAGTCAGGTTCCTTGTTGCATCAGCTACCCATCGATATTGGCTCAGTTTATGGAATTTCTGCTAGGCGTGAAGATAGTCTAATTTTCATAGGGTTTACTAGCTTTCTTACACCTGGAATTATTTATCAGTGTAATTTAGAGACTGGGACTCCAGATATGAAGATATTCCGTGAAATTGTTGTTCCTGGGTTTGAGCGTTCAGAATTCAATGTTGACCAG GTTTTTGTACGTAGCAAGGATGGCACAAATATACCAATGTTCATTGTGGCTCGAAAGAATATTGTGTTGGATGGATCACACCCTTGCTTGCTATATGGGTATGGTGGATTTAACATTAACCTAACACCATATTTCAGTGTGAGTCGTACAGTACTTGCAAGGCATTTAGGTGCTGTTTTCTGCATAGCTAACATTCGTGGTGGTGGAGAATATGGGGAGGAATGGCACAAAGCAGGTTCTCTTGCAAAGAAGCAGAATTGCTTTGATGACTTCATTTCTTCTGCTGAATATCTTATTTCTGCTGGGTATACCCAGCCCAGTAAATTGTGCATTGAGGGTGGAAGCAATGGAGGGCTTCTCGTTGGAGCTTGTATTAATCAG AGACCCGATCTTTTTGGTTGTGCATTGGCTCATGTTGGTGTAATGGATATGTTGCGATTCCACAAGTTTACAATAG GTCATGCTTGGACTTCTGATTATGGTTGTTCGGACAATGAGGAAGAGTTCAAATGGCTAATCAA GTATTCCCCGCTCCACAATGTCAAGAGGCCTTGGGAGCAGCATCCTGATCGACTTTTGCAGTACCCATCAACCATGCTACTAACCGCTGATCACGATGATCGTGTTGTGCCATTGCATTCATTGAAGTTATTGGCG ACAATGCAATATATTCTATGCACGAGTTTGGAGAAAAGCCCTCAAACCAACCCTATAATTGGTCGCATTGAATGCAAGGCGGGCCATGGAGCCGGCCGTCCTACCCAGAAAATG ATTGATGAAGCATCAGATCGTTACGCGTTCATGGCGAAGATGTTGGCAGCAGCGTGGATTGATTAG